A section of the Pseudomonas fluorescens genome encodes:
- a CDS encoding chemotaxis protein CheW, with protein MSSSPFSDTDLDLTVADTQAIDDCWNRIGVHGDKSCPLLAEHIHCRNCAVYSAAATRLLDRYALQQEDRHPSAAQADDEVATRSLLMFRLGEEWLGIATRCLVEVAPLQPIHSLPHQRSRALLGVANVRGALVACLSLVELLGLDSTGGGASGGRIMPRMLIIAAQDGPVVVPVDEVDGIHAIDERTLKAASASGTQASARYTQGVLQFKGRSLRWLDEAQLLSAVTRSLT; from the coding sequence ATGAGTAGCTCCCCATTCTCGGATACCGACCTGGACCTGACGGTAGCCGATACCCAGGCCATCGACGATTGCTGGAATCGCATAGGGGTCCACGGCGATAAATCCTGCCCATTGCTGGCCGAGCATATTCACTGCCGCAACTGTGCCGTGTATTCGGCAGCGGCAACCCGCTTGCTGGATCGCTATGCCTTGCAGCAGGAAGACCGTCATCCCTCCGCTGCGCAGGCAGATGACGAGGTGGCCACACGTTCACTGCTGATGTTCCGCCTGGGCGAGGAGTGGCTGGGCATCGCTACCCGTTGCCTGGTGGAAGTGGCGCCTTTACAGCCGATCCATTCCTTGCCCCATCAACGCTCCCGGGCGTTGCTCGGAGTCGCCAATGTGCGCGGTGCGCTGGTGGCCTGCCTGTCCCTGGTGGAATTGCTCGGGCTCGACAGCACTGGCGGCGGCGCCAGCGGCGGGCGGATCATGCCGCGCATGCTGATCATCGCTGCGCAGGATGGGCCGGTGGTGGTGCCGGTGGATGAAGTGGATGGCATTCACGCTATCGATGAGCGCACTCTCAAGGCGGCGTCTGCGTCCGGTACCCAGGCCAGTGCGCGCTATACCCAGGGTGTGCTGCAGTTCAAGGGCCGCAGCCTGCGCTGGCTGGACGAGGCGCAACTGCTGTCTGCCGTGACCCGGAGCCTCACATGA
- a CDS encoding CheR family methyltransferase, with translation MSNDQRFFDFLKERIGLDVASVGEAIIERAVRQRSQALQGLSADQYWQRLQASGEEQQALIEAVIVPETWFFRYPESFATLARLAVTRLGEIKHMRALRILSLPCSTGEEPYSIAMALLDAGLAPHQFKVQGLDVSPLSVERARRGVYGKNSFRGQDLEFRERHFSAENDGYRVADRVREQVRLQVGNLLDPQLLANEPTYDFVFCRNLLIYFDQPTQKQVFEVLKGLTHVDGVLFIGPAEGSLLGRLGMRSIGVPQSFAFSRHAEAAPEPVFAPLPPPIPQRSAAPIPNKPRPFSAFAAPVAPIKPAPVHSDAADLLGQIATLANEGKSLEARAACERYLQDHPPAAQVFYWLGLLSDVAGSALEAQGYYRKALYLEPQHPQALMHLAALLESQGDTAGARRLQARAARSERSADSERKR, from the coding sequence ATGAGCAATGACCAACGCTTCTTCGACTTCCTCAAGGAACGTATCGGCCTGGATGTCGCCTCGGTGGGCGAGGCAATTATCGAGCGCGCCGTGCGCCAGCGCAGCCAGGCGTTGCAGGGGCTCAGTGCCGATCAATACTGGCAGCGCCTGCAAGCCAGCGGCGAGGAGCAGCAGGCGCTGATCGAAGCGGTCATCGTCCCCGAGACCTGGTTTTTTCGTTACCCCGAATCCTTTGCCACCCTGGCGCGGCTGGCGGTGACCCGGTTGGGCGAGATCAAGCACATGCGTGCCCTGCGTATCCTCAGCCTGCCGTGCTCCACCGGCGAGGAACCCTATTCCATCGCCATGGCCCTGCTTGATGCCGGTCTTGCGCCCCACCAGTTCAAGGTGCAAGGCCTGGATGTCAGCCCGTTGTCGGTGGAGCGGGCGCGGCGTGGGGTGTATGGCAAGAACTCCTTTCGTGGCCAGGATCTCGAGTTTCGTGAACGGCATTTCAGTGCCGAAAATGATGGCTATCGCGTCGCCGATCGGGTGCGGGAACAGGTGCGCCTGCAAGTGGGCAACCTGCTGGATCCGCAGTTGTTGGCCAATGAGCCGACCTATGACTTTGTGTTCTGCCGCAACCTGCTGATCTACTTCGACCAGCCGACCCAGAAGCAGGTGTTTGAAGTGCTCAAGGGCCTGACCCATGTCGACGGCGTACTGTTCATCGGCCCGGCCGAAGGCAGCCTGCTGGGGCGCCTGGGCATGCGCTCGATTGGTGTGCCGCAGTCGTTTGCCTTCAGTCGTCATGCCGAAGCTGCACCTGAGCCGGTCTTTGCCCCCCTACCGCCTCCGATACCCCAGCGCAGCGCAGCGCCGATTCCAAACAAGCCCCGCCCCTTCAGTGCCTTCGCGGCGCCTGTGGCACCGATCAAACCTGCGCCCGTGCACTCGGATGCCGCCGATCTGCTCGGTCAGATCGCGACCCTGGCCAACGAAGGCAAAAGCCTGGAGGCCCGTGCGGCCTGCGAGCGCTACCTGCAAGACCATCCGCCGGCGGCCCAGGTATTTTACTGGCTGGGCCTGCTCAGTGACGTGGCGGGTAGCGCCCTGGAAGCCCAGGGGTATTATCGAAAAGCCTTGTACCTGGAACCCCAGCATCCGCAGGCCTTGATGCACCTGGCCGCGTTGCTGGAGTCCCAGGGTGATACGGCGGGGGCACGGCGCTTGCAAGCCCGTGCCGCCCGTAGCGAGCGATCCGCTGACAGTGAGCGTAAACGATGA
- a CDS encoding chemotaxis protein CheW, translating into MSDPAAKRGAVTAAKKALFLVFHIGSERYALKATEVAEVLPRLPLKPIAHAPVWVAGIFAHRGSMVPVIDLSALTFGTPAQARTSTRLVLVNYRPESGLESRWLGLILEQATDTLRCAPADFQPYGLDNRQAPYLGPVREDERGLTQWIGVADLLTAEVRALLFAPDLTVGEA; encoded by the coding sequence ATGAGTGATCCTGCGGCGAAACGCGGCGCCGTGACGGCAGCCAAAAAAGCTTTGTTCCTGGTGTTTCATATCGGCAGCGAGCGCTACGCCCTCAAGGCCACGGAAGTGGCCGAGGTGTTGCCGCGCCTGCCGCTCAAGCCCATCGCCCATGCGCCCGTATGGGTCGCCGGGATTTTCGCCCATCGCGGCAGCATGGTGCCGGTGATCGACCTCAGTGCCCTGACCTTTGGTACACCGGCCCAGGCCCGTACCAGTACAAGGCTGGTGCTGGTCAACTATCGCCCAGAGAGCGGGCTGGAGTCGCGCTGGCTGGGGCTGATCCTCGAACAGGCGACTGACACCCTGCGCTGCGCCCCGGCGGATTTTCAACCCTATGGCCTGGACAATCGCCAGGCGCCCTACCTGGGGCCAGTGCGTGAAGACGAGCGGGGCCTGACCCAGTGGATCGGCGTCGCCGACCTGCTCACTGCCGAGGTCCGCGCCCTGCTGTTTGCCCCTGACCTGACTGTTGGGGAGGCATGA
- a CDS encoding methyl-accepting chemotaxis protein, translating to MKNWTLRQRILASFAVIIAIMLLMVVVSYSRLLKIEASENSVRDDAVPGVFFSSMIRSAWVDSYLQTQELIGLREHQGISDADRQDYKSFEARLEQHMASYAKTINIDQDRTEFDTFEALHQKYNQVLAQVLELHQANKETEAVMMFDEKLTPAWTAGRLKLNDIINENKQVADKATAAIDEAVDAAKISMGVSLIIAILAAGLCGLLLMRAIMAPMKRIVDILETMRTGDLSKRLNLERKDEFGAVETGFNDMMTELTALVSQAQRSSVQVTTSVTEIAATSKQQQATATETAATTTEIGATSREIAATSKDLVRTMTEVSTAADQASVAAGSGQQGLARMEETMHSVMGAADLVNAKLAILNEKAGNINQVVVTIVKVADQTNLLSLNAAIEAEKAGEYGRGFAVVATEVRRLADQTAVATYDIEQMVREIQSAVSAGVMGMDKFSEEVRRGMFEVQQVGEQLSQIIHQVQALAPRVLMVNEGMQAQATGAEQINHALVQLGDASSQTVESLRQASFAIDELSQVAVGLRSGVSRFKV from the coding sequence GTGAAGAACTGGACCTTGCGCCAACGCATATTGGCGAGCTTTGCGGTCATTATCGCCATCATGCTACTGATGGTTGTGGTCTCGTATTCACGGTTGCTGAAGATCGAAGCGAGCGAGAACTCGGTGCGCGACGACGCCGTACCGGGGGTGTTTTTCAGCTCGATGATCCGCAGCGCCTGGGTCGACAGCTACCTGCAGACCCAGGAATTGATCGGGTTGCGCGAGCATCAGGGCATTTCCGACGCCGACCGGCAGGATTACAAGTCGTTCGAAGCGCGGCTGGAGCAGCATATGGCCAGTTACGCCAAGACGATCAATATCGACCAGGATCGTACCGAGTTCGACACCTTTGAAGCCTTGCACCAGAAGTACAACCAGGTGCTGGCCCAGGTCCTGGAACTGCACCAGGCCAATAAGGAAACCGAAGCCGTCATGATGTTCGACGAGAAACTGACGCCGGCCTGGACCGCAGGGCGCCTGAAACTCAACGACATTATCAACGAGAACAAACAGGTGGCAGACAAGGCCACTGCGGCCATCGATGAGGCCGTCGATGCCGCCAAAATCAGCATGGGCGTATCGCTGATCATCGCGATCCTCGCCGCCGGCCTGTGCGGGCTGCTGCTGATGCGCGCGATCATGGCGCCGATGAAGCGCATCGTCGATATCCTCGAAACCATGCGTACCGGCGATCTGAGCAAGCGCCTGAACCTGGAGCGCAAGGATGAGTTCGGCGCTGTCGAGACCGGCTTCAACGACATGATGACCGAATTGACCGCCCTGGTATCCCAGGCCCAGCGTTCGTCGGTACAGGTCACCACCTCGGTGACCGAGATTGCCGCCACCTCCAAGCAGCAACAGGCCACTGCCACCGAAACGGCGGCCACCACCACCGAAATCGGCGCCACTTCGCGGGAAATCGCCGCCACCTCCAAGGACCTGGTGCGCACCATGACGGAAGTGTCCACTGCCGCCGACCAGGCCTCGGTGGCCGCTGGCTCCGGTCAACAGGGGCTGGCCCGCATGGAAGAAACCATGCACTCGGTGATGGGCGCCGCCGATCTGGTGAACGCCAAGCTGGCGATCCTCAACGAGAAGGCCGGCAACATCAACCAGGTGGTGGTGACCATCGTCAAAGTGGCCGACCAGACCAACCTGCTGTCCCTCAACGCCGCCATCGAGGCCGAGAAAGCTGGTGAATACGGGCGTGGCTTTGCGGTGGTCGCCACCGAAGTGCGGCGCCTGGCCGACCAGACCGCTGTGGCCACCTACGATATCGAGCAGATGGTGCGCGAGATCCAGTCGGCGGTATCGGCGGGCGTGATGGGCATGGACAAGTTTTCCGAGGAGGTGCGTCGGGGCATGTTCGAGGTGCAGCAAGTGGGCGAGCAACTGTCGCAGATTATCCACCAGGTGCAGGCCCTGGCGCCGCGGGTGCTGATGGTCAACGAGGGCATGCAGGCCCAGGCCACAGGCGCCGAGCAGATCAACCATGCGTTGGTGCAGTTGGGTGATGCCAGCAGCCAGACCGTGGAGTCCTTGCGCCAGGCCAGCTTTGCCATTGATGAATTGAGCCAGGTCGCGGTGGGTCTGCGCAGCGGCGTGTCGCGTTTCAAAGTCTGA
- a CDS encoding tellurite resistance TerB family protein gives MNTRGLLDQLLKSGQDMLQNKAGGQRKGDDKGALGGLLGGGGLGSLLGGAGGGALAAGAMGLLLGNKKARNFGGKALTYGGLAALGVIAYKAYGNWQAQQAGAPKGEPQTLDRLPPAQVELHSQAILKALVAAAKADGHVDERERALIEGEFVKLDNDQELQRWLHAELNKPLDPADVARAASTPEMAAEMYIASVMLVDEENFMEKSYLDELARQLKLEPGLKSELEKQVRQATL, from the coding sequence ATGAATACCCGTGGATTGCTTGATCAGTTGCTCAAGTCCGGCCAGGACATGCTGCAAAACAAGGCTGGCGGTCAACGTAAAGGGGATGACAAAGGTGCACTCGGTGGCCTGCTCGGCGGTGGCGGGCTCGGTAGCCTACTCGGCGGCGCGGGTGGCGGGGCGCTGGCCGCAGGAGCAATGGGCCTGCTGCTGGGTAATAAAAAGGCCCGCAACTTTGGCGGCAAGGCCCTGACCTATGGTGGTCTTGCTGCATTGGGCGTGATTGCCTACAAGGCCTACGGCAATTGGCAGGCGCAACAGGCCGGTGCGCCAAAAGGTGAGCCGCAAACCCTCGACCGCTTGCCGCCGGCCCAGGTTGAACTGCATAGCCAGGCCATTCTCAAGGCCCTGGTGGCCGCGGCCAAGGCCGATGGCCATGTGGACGAGCGCGAGCGAGCCTTGATCGAAGGTGAGTTCGTCAAGCTGGATAACGACCAGGAGCTGCAACGCTGGCTGCATGCCGAGCTCAACAAACCCTTGGACCCCGCCGATGTAGCCCGGGCCGCCAGCACCCCGGAAATGGCCGCCGAAATGTACATCGCCAGCGTCATGCTGGTGGACGAGGAAAACTTCATGGAGAAATCCTACCTCGACGAACTGGCCCGCCAGCTCAAGCTGGAACCGGGTCTGAAGAGTGAGCTGGAAAAACAGGTACGCCAAGCCACGCTCTGA